The Lepidochelys kempii isolate rLepKem1 chromosome 20, rLepKem1.hap2, whole genome shotgun sequence sequence GTGCAATgatttggggggtgagggagaaggagggaggctGCCTGTAGGCTGCTGGCCTGACTCCCTAGAGCAGGAAAGAGTCTGTTGCATCCAGCACAATTTTATTCTCCAGACAGAAAACTCTGGCAAAACCTCAACCACAAAACAGCTCCTTGGCCCACCCTGGGctactgcccctgccccactcctgcttCAGAGCCTTGGGCCAGAAGgccaattacaggccaataaacctgatttcagtaccaggcaaattggttgaaactatagcaacGAACAAAATTGtcggacacatagatgaacataatttgttggggaaaagccaacatggttttagtaaaggaaaatcatgcctcaccaatctactagaattctttgagtgggtcaacaagcatgtggacaaggggatccagtggatatagtgtatttagattttcagaaagcttttgacaagttccctcaccaaaggctcttaagcaaagtaagctgtcatgggataagaaggaaggtcctctcatggattggtagctggttaaaaggtaggaaacaaagggtaggaatacatgGTCAATTCTCAGAATGGATAGTGGTAAATAGTGGGATCCCCCAGGGgtttgttctgggaccagtcctattcaacatattcataaatgatctggaaaaaggggtagacaatgggcaacatttgcagatgatacaaaactactcaagatagttaagtcccaagcaggctgcaaagagctacaaaaggcgcttacaaaactgtgtgactgggcaactaaatggcagatgaaattcaatgtcgataaatgcaaagaaatgcacattgcaaagcataatcccaactatacatataaaatgatggggtctaaattagctgttaccactcgagaaagagatcttggagtcattgtggagagttttctcaaaacatccactcaatgtgcagcgacagtcaaaaaagcgaacagaatgttgggaatcattaagaaagggatagatattaagacagaaaatgtcatgttgcctctatataaatccatggtacgcccacatcttgaatactgtgtgcagatgtggtcgccccatctcaaacaagatatattggaattggaaaaggttcaaaaaagggcaacaaaaatgattaagggtatgatTAATgccttccatatgaggagagatgaataagactgggacttttcagcttggaaaagagatgactaaggggggataggatagaggtctataaaatcatgactggtgaggagaaagtaaataaggaagtgttatttactcctcaacacaagaacaaggggtcaccaaatgaaattaataggctgcaggtttaaaacaaacaaaaggaagtattttttcacacaacacatagtcaacctgtggaactccttgccagaggatgctctgaaggccaagaccataacagggttcaaaaaagaactagataagttcatggaggataggtcaataaATGGCTATTAGTccggataggcagggatggtgtccctagcctctgtttgccagaagctgggaatgggcgaggggatggatcacttgacaatgacctgctctgttcattccctctggggcacctggcagacaggatactgggctaggtggacctttggtctgacccagtatgggcgttcttatgtttttatgatcTCTTTCCAGCTGGGTCTAATAACTGAACAGGGCCATATGATCAGCTGGGAGGGTAGCTGATCTGTCACCAGACCTTGATGCCCCctacaggccagccagcctgtgacagGATCTGGCTCTTGAGTTTTACACCTTTGGGGAGAGCAATACCGTTACCTCCTTGTCTGTAAGTGGGCATAGGAGCCCGCACTACCCTGAAGCTCAGGCTGGTGGTGATGCTACTACGCTGGCAAAAAGCAGGGGGTCGCTCTTTTGAGCAGCTTTGATGCAGCCCTTTTCCCTGGGAAATGTTTTTGCCAACAATTGCTGaattgcagctgcctctggggtggggcacggcAGCTGTTAACAACCACACAGAAGTTCAGGCCCTGATCCACGGAGGTAGTTAGCACAATCCAGCTGCAGCTCAGTGGGGTGAGGGGTGTATTTAGGGAGGCAGGATAATTACTCCAGCTGGCATTGGTACTGCATCTGAGGGCCTTCTGCTGGGGCTAGGGACACGGAGCCCAGTGTATGTACCTGACCCCTGGACTCTGATTATAAATGGAGACTGGGCTTTATGAggaaggctctgggctgggaacgGGCCTTGGAGCTGTTTGCTTCCAGATGGGGGCCCTGGGCACTGAAATTgctgcccagctcccagcaggCTCTGAGCAGGCAAGAGTCACTGATACAGAACCCAGCAGGATACGCTGGGCTTGGGACTGAGCACCAGCCTGCAGGCCAGGGGCcaaggtggggagcagggcccaTGGGGGCTGAgtctcagggtgggggcaggatcaGAGCAGGGCACCAGGGAGCGCCACCCTCCTTCCCTGCGCTCCTTTTGCTTCCTCTGGCCGTTGACAGCGTCTCGGCCCCATCCCACGCGCGAAGCCAGCCAAGTCCTTCCCACCTGTGCTGGGCCCTGGGGGAGGGCCGGCTGGGCTCACAGGCACGCTCCAGGTGCTGGAAGAAGGACCACTGGATGGATGGGGCGACCATGCATCCCCGGGCCCCCCGCCTGCTTCgggggctgtgcctctggctgagcctggggctgCCGGGTACGGGGCAGggtggcgcccccccccccgtgctctcCTAGTGCACAGGCGGGGGGAGACAGGCAGAGGGCCAGGCTGCTGCCCCTGGGGAGTGGGCGGGAGGGAGAGAGCGGGTGTATGTCCTGCACCCACCCAGCTGAGCCTCCTGTGTCTCTCCAGGCACCCTGAGCTGGAACCGGAGCTGCGTCTTCTATGAGCACCCCCACAACCTGCAGGGCTCCATGCGGCACCGGGGGCATGTCCTGGGGGGCACCGAGAGCAGCACCATCCTCTGCAACTCCAGCCAGTGCTGCTTCGGGATCTGGAACCAAAGCCAcggcaggctccaggcagtgatGCAAGGTGAGGGGCTGCTgaagtgatggggtgggggtggggcatagggtgaccagacagcaagtatgaaaaatggGGACACTTTTACtttggtgtgggggtggggatagttgcctatataagacaaagcccctaatattgggacgtCTGGTTACCCTAAGAaggcaggatgcctgggttctatttctgctctgggaagggagtgggggctggtggctAGAGTGTTGGGACTGGCTCTCtctcagggctgggagtcaggactcctgggttctatccctcgCTCTCCCAGGGGAGAAGAGTCTAGTGGTTTGAacaggggaggctgggagtctggactcctgggttttatcccTGGTTCTCTCAGGgaagtgggatctagtggtttgagcaggggggggctgggagccaggactcctgagttctatccctGGATCTACCTTTTGTGCGCTCTTGGGTGAGCCACTTCCCAAGTGTCTGTGAAAAGTGAGTCTAAAAGAGGCGGGTGGGTTTATTGCTCCTGCAACTCCCCATGGAGGGAAAGGCCTGTCTGCTACCCATGCAGTAGCTGCCCCCTGCTCcgacagcaacccccccccccatgtccaATTGGGCTGCGGCTGGCTCGGGCCAGCGAGGGGGAAGgtctctcccatccccaggtggctgcagggtcagggcttGGGCACCCACATGGCGGACACTATGCCTGAGGGCACTGCATGGGGAGGGAgttgtgctggggtggggggtagaagAGATGAGGCTGGGGGGGCTCAGTTCCCTGacggctgtctgtctgtctgtctctctgcgGGAGACCAGGTTGCTGGGGCAGCGACCGAGATGGCTGCGACTCCCCAGCCTGCAAAACCAGCCCCATCCACACCATGGGGGCCATCCTTCAGCGCTGTCTGTGCCACTCCGACCTCTGCAATGCCAACGTCAGCTGGCTTGGGGCCCCTGCAGCGCCGCAAGGTGAGGAAGTGTCGCCGGGGAACATGCCCCCAGAGCTAGGGGGGCCCAGGGTGGTcttagcagggggctgcgggtcaggattgaggggcactggcagagctgggggagggagatgtcTGAGGTAGCGGGAGGAGGGGGGCGTGTTGGGATttaggggcactggcagggctggggaaccCCCAGGCTGGggttagcagggggctgcgggtcaggattgaggggcactggcggagctgggggagggagatgtcTGAGGTCGTGGGGGGGACGTGTCGAGAAAAAATTGAGGACACAAGATAAAGCATAAATAATTGCCCTTTCCCTTCCTGTCATGTCTGTTCCATGCCTCCCctttgccctcctccccccatgtcTGGCCCTGTTCCCCTCCCAAAAGTGCCCCCATCCCAGTCTCCTCTCTCCATCCCCTCTGCAAAACCCCCCTCCCGCAGGCTGGGAGAAGGACCCTGTTTAGCATGGGGCAGTCAGTGTGTAACCACCCCCCCAGCCAGACCCATGAAGGCCGGgctctcctctccccgccccgcaGCAGGTGCGCAGTCCTGGGGGAGACCCCGGCTATCTGGATGCTCTTGCCTGGACGCTGCCCCACAGACCTTGGGGAGGCGAGCCAGGCAGGGGAGTACGAGCACCAGAGCTCTGAGTCACCCTGATAAGCAGCTGGGAGGCAGGCGAACCCAGCGCTCACACGGGACCAGGTTGGGCTGGCGGGACTGAGTCCAACCCAGCAATGCTGCCCACGACACGTCCCACCGAGCAGCTGCCATGTGGGGCTGCTGGCCTtcctgtggggagtggggtctagtgcggGGAGCCAGGATGTCTGGGTTCTGTACCCAGCTTGGGGGAGGAGTGCGGTTTAGTGGGTTAGAGCCGGGggatggggagccaggactcctgggttccatgcccagctctgaggggggtgggggggagtggtgTATAATAgttagaggaggggagtgggggttcaCATCCTGATTCTTACTCTATCCCTGGCTATCTGGACCCAGGCTGTGGGCTGTGGGATGGGGTGGCTATGGATGGGGGGGCTGACCCAGAGGGCTCAGCACATGGAAGGGAGTTTTGCCCTGGGGCTGTGCCCTGGGTGGCACCCAATGGGCTGCTCCTATGGTACCAATCCCTGACCCTCTTGTGTGGGCTCCTGGCCTAGGTTTGCCCTGATCAGGTATGAGGGCCCCATGCTGGACCCCTGGCTGAGCCTCTGCCTGGCTCCCCAGTGAGAGcactcagggctggggagagaccaGGGAGCAAGCTCTGGCCCCTGATGCTGTAGCCAGGGTCAGTCTGATTCCAGTGCATTATATCTCGTGGGGCCTGTGTGGGGAACGGGGGTCGGGGACCTCTGGGgccccagcacagggcagcagggtgcagcGGGGGCAAAGTGGCAGTGGAGGGGTGTCACAGAGCAGCAGAGGAGGGGTAAttccctctgctctccctgcacccctccaTCCCGCTGCTTCCCTCTCATCTCCGGTTCCTTCATTCCTGCAGCAGGAGGAAGCACTTAGCCGCAGACAGGCTCACTGGGCAGGAGAGAAAGGGATGGGACGAGCCCTCTGTGCCTTGCCCTGAGATGCAGCTCCCGTGCACTGACCACTAGACCCAACTCCCTTCCCCAAGCTaacaatagaacccaggagtcctgactcccagacccctgctctgaccactagaccccactccctgcaaGAGGACTATCTTGGCATCTGCCAGTAAGGATGCCTAGCTGGAATTGGCTGGGCCCAGGATCTGACTGCCCTGCTCCTTTAACAGCATGCCTGAGGCTGGATTGGGTCCCCCCCACCTAGCTTTGTAGTGCTGCgacccagctccccccgccccccccaaaaccGGCTTTGATGGGCTGCAGCAGAGGGAGGATACAGGAATGTTGGCAGCTgagaggagggggggggaagccGTCCTTTCTTCTGGAGTTTAATTAAAACTCGAGCAGAGGAGCATCCCGTGGGCGGGTCGGGGAGCGAGGGCCAGATGTGAGGGGCTCTGACAGCCCCTGTCCAGTCTATGCCTCTCTGCTCCAGGAGGGGACTGGCTAGTGGCTAGAAGGGAAAGGTGGCCACTGGGCCCCGAGGAGacggaggtgggggagggagggtcatgGGAGCTGATTAAGAAAAGTGTCACTTAGGCTGAACATTAGGGGTGGTGGGCACCCCGACAGGCAGCATCCGGATGAGGAATCGCTCCCTGGGGGACAGGCTGGGACAGATCCAGCCGGGAGCGGTTGCCCCCAGGGACgtttagcacaggggtgggcctGGTGCAGGGGGGAGCACCTTAGGGGGCAGCCAGGTGACGGCTGGATCCCAACGCCCCAGCAGGAGCGGTATCCCGGGCGTCCTCCTCATCTGACCCCGGGCCCCGTCGCCCGCTGCCCACGGGCCGTGCCTGGGGCTGGATTCTCAGTTCGGCCTCTGCCTCTCTCGGCCTTTTCCGCAGCCTCGGCTGGGTCTGCTCCGACGGGCACCATCTGGATCGCTGTGGCCTGCCCTCTGCTGCTCTTCCTCGGCTGTCTGGCCTTCCTGGGTATGGCCCCCGCgcccccagctcctccaggcCCTCGGCCCAACGGGGAATATGGGGTTTTAGATGCACCGGATCAAGCCGTcctgccaccccctgccccccatcacgGGTCTCCTGGTTGTCCCAGTCATGGAACCTGGGCCCCATTAGCCCGGGCCCCAGTGGTGTGAGGGAAGGAGTGGCTCCGTAATGCAGCTGTGGTCCCTGGTCCCAGCCAGCAGGGAGCGCCCTGGCCAGGGACACAAAGCCAGTTAATTGCCCATGGACAGGCTGGACGCAGGTTGCCTTCTAGTGGGCGCAGCCTGAATTCTGTACAAGGCCCAACACCGACAGCCCCAGGGGGGAACTCCCTTCAGCTCAAGCGACCTGTTAAGATCACAGggcttggggtgctgggggggttcTTAGTATTTATTagactccctccccctccccctcaatcCCTGCCTCTGCTTCACACGTAGGTACACGCCCAGCCGGACACACGCACGCGCTGGGTTGGTTTACAATTCACACACACGCACCGGGTCTGTCTCCACAGACAGTCTGTctctctgtacacacacacacacacacgtggtcTGTATGCACAGTCtgtctctacacacacacacacacacacacgcatctgggtgtctaaacacacacacagtctgtctcTCTACACACGCAAACTGGGTTAGTGTACGAGTTACACCTACGCGCGCACACACAGTttgtctggctggctggctgtatACATAGTCCGTCTCTCTctctacacacatgcacacacactcagAGTCTGGATGTCTGTATAcacagtctgtctctctctaaaCACACAGTCTGTTTGTCTctctatatacacacatacaaactgaGTTGGTGTAtgacacacaaacatacacacccACACTGTCTATCTATGCACAAaccatctgtctctctctctgtccacacacacacacacacacacacacacactctgtgttCGTGTctgactcacacacacacacccccacactaTCTGTGTAtacactgtctgtctgtctgtacacagacagtctgtctctctctctctacacacacacacatactgggTTAGTATATGGCTCACCCCgtctgtctacacacacacacacacacacacgctgtggGTTGATTGGTGACTCAAAcccacacacattctctctctctctctgctgagcAGCCCGTGGGCCCTGCAGCTCTGTGTTTAGTCCCAGGGCACTGCACCACAGTTGGGCCTTTGGCCCAGTCCCAGTGTCACCGCCCCAGAGGAGCCCCTGTGTTACTGCAGGGGGAAATCTCTCACTTTCTCTCCACAGTGCTGAGAAAGGTGAAGGTCTGTGCAGTGCTGCTGCGCCAGGAGGAGAGCAGGGAGCTGACCAAAGTCACCATGGACCCCCATTCCAGCCGTGAGAGGGAACCTCCCAGCCAGGAGCTGCCAGCACTCCAGTTCCTCCAGGTCTCACTTGGTGGCTGCGTTGGGGTTGACAGCACGGACTGGCCTTTGCCTCGGTCTCACCTCTGTCTGTGCAAGTTGCAGGCTGGTTCTGCAGGGGGAGAGCATGTGTCGCCCGGCATGTCCCTGTTGAGCTTAGGGAAGAGGTGGATCAGTCTTGGCCCATGCAAGCAGGTGTTTGTGCTGGCAGTGCCAGGCGGGGACTCCAGCGCTGCGAGCTTCCCCAGGGCAGTGCCAGGTTGTGGCTCCAGCGCTGCAAGCTTCCTCGCAGCAGTGCCAGGCAGGGTCTCCAGTGCTTCAAGCTTCAGGGTGGACTGGTTTAAATCCCGGattttaatcttgatttaaatcaacaagcaggaaaccttgacttaaatcactgattttaattgcattttgcatttgtattttttacTTCTTTTCCTAACAGTTCGTTCTCATTGGTGGGTAACCATTCAAACATGTTGATTCGCTACTAAATATAACCTGTTCTCTAAATTTGGTCCTTCTCTTTGCTAACCGGAGGACACATTAtgtctatacacatttatttaagcagttacGTCGCTTAGCATTTATTTCGTGAGAATCTTAAATTTGACATTTTTGATTATGTTCAGAAAAGGCCAAGGACACATTTCTTATTTGCTAGCAAATGATTGTTTACTTGTGATTTGTCTCAAGCTGCAGCTGGATGGAAATTGGCATTCCAgtaaaaatgcacaaaaccagcattttaaaaCGTTTTGATTAGTGAAATAAAACTCCTTAAATGCCCTGGATACTTAAGGGGCCAAAACTGTAAGTTTAGCCAAACACATTTTGCATTAGAAACTAACTGGCTTATTCAACAGTGGGAGAACGATCTGTCGTTAGTAAACTGAAGGATTGTTTATGGTCACTATGGAgactttcaaaggtatttaggcacctaaagattcaAATAGGTGTCTAGAAGTATTTTCAAAGGTTAGGAacctaactcccatgggagttaaacaaaataaaataaattttatccACCCTGCAGTAGTGCCCAGCCATGGACTCCAGTGCTGCgagcttccccgcagcagtgcccAGCCATGGACTCCAGTGCTGCgagcttccccgcagcagtgcccAGCCATGGACTCCAGTGCTGCgagcttccccgcagcagtgcccAGCCATGGACTCCAGTGCTGCGAGCTTCTCTGCAGCAGTGCCCAGCCATGGACTCCAGTGCTGtgagcttccctgcagcagtgcccaGCCATGGACTCCACAATGCTGCAagcttccccgcagcagtgcccAGCTGGGACACCAGTGCTGTGACCTTCCCCGCAAAAATGCCTTACCTAGGATAAGACTAGGTTCTGTGCTCCCCTCTCCATTCCAGGGAGCTGAGAGACAGGTCAGCGTGTCACCCTATCTGTCTTTGTCCCCCGCAGGTGCTCCAGGACGGGCGCTTCTCCGTGGTGTGGCAGGGCACCCTGCACCAGACACCCGTCGCGATCAAGGCCTTCCCTGACGCCTGCTTCCAGCACTTTGCAGCCGAGTGGTCCGTGCACAGCCTGCCCCTGATGAACCACGAGAACGTGGCCCGGCTCCTGGCAGCTGGGCGAGGAGGGGTGCGTGGGGATCAGGGGAGCCTGCTGGTGCTGCAGCTCTACCCGGCGGTGAGTGCTCGCCCCACGGCCAGCCCTGGGCATGGGGGGCGGGTGGgtgccactgccctctgctgggcatgTGCAGGACTGCATGGGGACTGAGTGACTGCATGTGCACAGGCAGGGAGGGGATTTTGCTCGGGATTCTGCTTGTGCTCAGATATGGAGAGAGGGAATTTAGTGTAGTCAGAAAACTCTTCCTGATGGGGGATGGATCCAGGCAGGGAATCATCTCCGGGGAAAGGGCTGGAGGCCCCGTCGTTCCCTGACGGGGGGATGGATCCAGCCGGGGAAGGACTGGGGACCCGCCTCCCCACTTGGGGTTTCACAGCCAGACTGAATGGGGTCCTGGTAAGCAGAGCGCACGGGGCCAGGCCTGCACCCGATGGGCCCCTGTGATTCTGGCCTGGGGTCCGACTGAGCCGGGCTCTGTCTGCCCTCAGGGCTCCCTAAGACTCTTCCTGAGCCAGCATATCAGCGCCTGGGACGGCACCGTCAGACTGGCCCTGTCGCTGGCCCGGGGGCTGGCCTTCCTGCACGAGGAGCTCTGGCACAACGGTGAGAGCCGCCCTGGCTCCTGGAACCctgcagggggagcagcaggCTCCTGGGGCAACACTTTGCcctgcccgagccccagggctgtGGACACAGCTGTGATCCCCTTTTCCCCGCACTCCTGGTGCCCAGCCGGCCTCAATGTGGCGAGTTAGCCCCACCCACCGCCTCGGCGCGGCGAGTTTGCCCATCCTCAAGGGGGAGCCTAGGAGCTGGGAGGTGGGGATAGGACACATGGCCCAGCAGCCCTTTCCTCTACTAGCCAATCACAGCCAAGGGTCCGCCATGCCCCCACCAGCCCGTCCATTGCACCAGGCCCATGAGCCAGGCTGGTGGGGTCTCTGCAATGTCCCATTCTCCATGCCTATCCCGGGGGTGGGGGCCGGGATTTGACCCTTCTTGCTCTCTGTTGGCACTGAGAAGCACAGTGgctcctccacccccttcctcccccccggcccacacacacagctggacCCTTCCTAACCCGTGTCTCCTTGGTGCCAGGCCTGCACAAACCCAGCGTGGCGCACCGGGACCTGAGCAGCCAGAATGTGCTGGTGCGGGAGGACCGGAGCTGCGCCATCGGGGACTTCGGCCTGGCCACGGCGCTGCCCGCGCACCTGGAGCAATGGGGCGGGGGCCGCATGGAAGCTGCTATCAGGAAGGtagcaaatgtgtgtgtgtgtgtgtgtgtgtgcagcagcaCTTGTGCTCAAGGCTCAGAGAACTGGACAGTGGgtccagctggagagctggggtggggtgtgtctgtgataacccccccccacacacacatctagggcagagaggggaagttTTAATGGGGGGAGCGAGGGGGGAGGCCGGGGGAGTCTGAGCTCCCCGGTATATGAGCGCATGCGGGGGATGTGTGTGATCACACGTGAGCGTGCCAGAACGTGATTGAACATTGAGGTAGGGGGGCGAGGTAGGAGAGCCCCTGGAAAGGAAGCTgtttggggggaggctgggagccccatATGAATCAGCCCCATTCACGGGTACATGCCTGGGAGCCTCGGCCCTGGCACATGCAAACGGTTGCACTAGCGTGGGCAAGCTCACCCTCACGTGGCATGTGAGCGGCTAGTGGTCGGCAGCTGGCGTTGACCTTCCTGCCTGATCCCAGGCAGGGACCCAGCGGTACATGGCCCCTGAGATCCTGGACGACAGCCTGgacctgcaggattggggccgCGCGCTGAAGCAGGCCGACATCTACTCCCTGGCCCTGGTGCTCTGGGAGATCCTGATGAGATGCTCGATGCTCTCCCCAGGTGAGCAGCTGTAGGGCTCGGTGCTGGGCGTGACCCCCTGGACCCCAGCTGGGCCGTGCCAGGCAGGATCCAGGCCTAGAGCCCATCCCCCAGGCctctgtcctgcctggctttAAACATCCCGAGCACTGGGAGGTCCCACCCAGCtagtcccttcctgcaccccatgGCTCCTCATGCCACTCCTGTATGGCCCCCAGCTTAACTATTGCTCagctgatcccccccccccccccccgcctcagccATGGCCGTGCTGATGTATGCAGCCCCCATCCCTGTGGACTGTgctgcaggatcagcccctagAAAGCCTCAAACCAAGAatttctctgcccccccaccccccgccaccccccatgCACCATCAAATCAAGAGCCTCCCCCTGTCTGTGTGGTGGCAGCACAGACAAATAAAGTGCTGGAAACTCTGCCACCTGGTGGAGGTTTGGAGAAATATCACCCAAATTTTCACACAGGCACATCCGCACCCGGAACTGGGCTGTCTGCACTGCACAGTGGTCCCTGCCCAGGGGAGGTGTCTGGGAGCTCAGCCCCTGGGCAGGATACCTGCCCCcggcagggggtgggaaggggaaaaggGGCATTGCTTACAGGCTGGTTTCTGGGAGCAGTGAGCCAGTCTGcccaggagggagggggccctggggccagagacACTTCAGATCCAAGGGGGCTGATTCTCATTTACCCCCTTCCTGGGCTGGGCAGGAACAAGTTTGTACTTCCTGTATTCTGGGCCCAGTCCCACACTCCTGGTGTCGAGCAGCCTCAGGGATGctctagggttaccatatttcaacattcaaaaaagaggacactccgggggggggggggggtggaatttgCTCGTGCTCCCCTGCCCTggtcctgccccaactccaccccttccctgcctcttccctgcccccattccaaccctttccccaaagtccgcaccccaactccaccccctccctgccccattggacctcttccccaaatccccaccccggcctcgcctcctctcctgagcgcgctgcgttcccccccctccctcccagccgcgCCAAACAGCCGTTTCGCAgcacaagcgctgggagctagggggaaaaagcagGCATTCTCTccagtgatcaacattcactttctttctcgaatgatcaactcttctttggggaaaaataataatggcaaaatcccagatgtttttagatatttaaaaattcgtcctggacggcgatttaaaaaccaaaatccGGGAAAATGTCCGGGAAAatacatgtccgggaaaatacggacataTGGTAACCATAGATGCTCTAACTTACACTCTGCTCCCATGGGCCCCGGGAGGTAGGGAATACCCATAATGCAGTGTGCTTTGGCCATGCCctactccaccccctgcactggggctgggagcagagccttaCGTGGTCATGCCAAGTCCACACCAACTGGGGAGCCCACTGCATGGGGGGGGATTCTCCAGGGGGCCACATATCCCCACTGGAAGGCCCCTCTGTGCTGCCAGTGCAGCCTGAGTGTGCCAGGAATCAGATCTCTTGGGTCCAAGGGGAATCCCCGTTAGCCAACAGCAGTAGTTGGGCTTTTATCCGCTCTGCTGGCCACTTTAGGGtgacacacgcccacacacagaGCCAGTCGCTGGTACCCGGGTCATCTTAGGGGCTGGGCTGGATGGAAGTCACAACCATTTGACCCCCACATGTcccactctctcctcccccaggctGCGGGGTCCCTCCCTTCCTGCTGGCCTACGAGGCAGAGCTGGGCGGCAGTCCCACATATGGGGAGCTGAGGAGACTGGccgtggaggagaggaggaggccaTCCATCCCCGAATCCTG is a genomic window containing:
- the AMHR2 gene encoding anti-Muellerian hormone type-2 receptor, with amino-acid sequence MGAESQGGGRIRAGHQGAPPSFPALLLLPLAVDSVSAPSHARSQPSPSHLCWALGEGRLGSQARSRCWKKDHWMDGATMHPRAPRLLRGLCLWLSLGLPGTLSWNRSCVFYEHPHNLQGSMRHRGHVLGGTESSTILCNSSQCCFGIWNQSHGRLQAVMQGCWGSDRDGCDSPACKTSPIHTMGAILQRCLCHSDLCNANVSWLGAPAAPQASAGSAPTGTIWIAVACPLLLFLGCLAFLVLRKVKVCAVLLRQEESRELTKVTMDPHSSREREPPSQELPALQFLQVLQDGRFSVVWQGTLHQTPVAIKAFPDACFQHFAAEWSVHSLPLMNHENVARLLAAGRGGVRGDQGSLLVLQLYPAGSLRLFLSQHISAWDGTVRLALSLARGLAFLHEELWHNGLHKPSVAHRDLSSQNVLVREDRSCAIGDFGLATALPAHLEQWGGGRMEAAIRKAGTQRYMAPEILDDSLDLQDWGRALKQADIYSLALVLWEILMRCSMLSPGCGVPPFLLAYEAELGGSPTYGELRRLAVEERRRPSIPESWKGTGQVFICLRELLEDCWDPDPEARLTAECARQRLQTLGAELPAGVC